The following proteins are co-located in the Streptococcus anginosus genome:
- the bglS gene encoding beta-glucanase has product MTKKTVLKYMCYAAVVCSFQAGLVVASADGRATETTQSDINVTTSTDSTFNSKQLVTSETTSEETSTSKDASPTNSESKDSQTNDIPDSETDTNHVKATDAVGVAVQSDATEPTEKPQSEVAAKKVLPIQYHTDFDIYDDTTMERSDWSNGNPFNCRWVPENTRVKDGKLTLTLNENGKGEYNSGEWRTRQFFGFGKFEVRMKAIKNPGVVSSFFTYTGPSDDNPWDEIDIEFLGKDTTKVQFNYYTNGQGNHEYMHDLGFDASEDFHTYGFEWQENKIIWYVDGKAVYTATDNIPTTPGKIMMNAWPGIGVDDWLQPFDGKTPLVATYDWVFYKKTTAKEEDTPKIEDDVKIPNDNDDDQTSVEPEKNETVPMQTDKSEQRKNTNDIQQVATKKAINVDQAAQQTEERSIVGKLPKTGTKDSALISLIGLVLIILSNMVLLFRKNYH; this is encoded by the coding sequence ATGACTAAGAAAACAGTTTTAAAATATATGTGTTACGCAGCGGTTGTATGTAGTTTTCAAGCAGGTTTAGTAGTGGCTTCCGCAGATGGGAGAGCAACAGAAACTACTCAGTCAGATATCAATGTAACGACATCTACAGATTCTACATTCAATTCAAAGCAATTAGTGACTTCTGAAACTACAAGCGAGGAAACCTCAACTAGTAAAGATGCTTCTCCTACTAATTCGGAATCAAAAGATTCTCAAACTAACGACATACCTGATTCAGAAACAGACACTAACCACGTTAAAGCTACAGATGCTGTTGGTGTAGCAGTACAAAGTGATGCCACGGAACCTACTGAAAAACCTCAGTCAGAAGTAGCTGCCAAAAAGGTTCTACCTATTCAGTATCATACAGATTTTGATATTTATGACGATACGACAATGGAACGATCAGATTGGTCAAATGGGAATCCATTTAACTGTCGTTGGGTGCCAGAAAATACTCGTGTTAAAGATGGAAAATTGACTTTAACGCTAAATGAGAATGGTAAGGGAGAATATAATTCAGGAGAATGGCGTACACGGCAGTTTTTTGGTTTTGGAAAATTTGAAGTACGCATGAAAGCCATTAAAAATCCTGGTGTAGTTAGCTCTTTCTTTACCTATACTGGTCCAAGTGACGATAATCCATGGGATGAAATTGATATTGAATTTTTAGGAAAAGATACAACGAAAGTACAGTTCAACTATTATACTAACGGTCAAGGCAATCACGAATACATGCATGATTTGGGATTCGATGCGTCTGAGGATTTTCATACCTACGGTTTTGAATGGCAGGAAAATAAAATCATTTGGTATGTTGATGGTAAGGCGGTTTATACAGCAACTGATAATATTCCGACAACACCAGGGAAAATCATGATGAATGCTTGGCCGGGTATTGGGGTAGATGACTGGTTACAGCCTTTCGATGGTAAGACCCCATTGGTAGCAACTTATGATTGGGTTTTTTACAAAAAAACTACAGCTAAAGAAGAGGATACTCCTAAAATAGAGGATGATGTTAAAATACCTAATGATAATGATGATGATCAAACATCAGTTGAACCAGAGAAAAATGAAACAGTTCCTATGCAAACAGACAAATCAGAACAAAGAAAAAATACGAATGATATTCAACAAGTGGCCACTAAAAAAGCTATTAATGTAGATCAAGCTGCACAACAAACAGAAGAGAGGAGCATAGTTGGTAAGCTTCCTAAGACAGGTACAAAAGACAGTGCCTTAATTAGCTTAATTGGACTTGTCCTTATTATTTTAAGCAATATGGTATTGCTTTTTCGGAAAAATTATCATTAA
- the bglS gene encoding beta-glucanase translates to MKSLTMKNKLTHYETKFEQYEASHMELRNGANGDMFNCIWKPENVIFKDGLMSLKIDSDGQGGYTGGEWRTRDYFSYGFYQVSMKPIKNPGVITSFFTYTGPSDETKWDEIDIEFLGKDTTKVQFNYFTDGKGGHEYLFDLGYDASENFHTYGFDWQEANITWYVDGKAVYTVTENIPETPGKIMMNAWPGIGVDTWLDAYNGQTPLCGYYNWITYDEAKEIK, encoded by the coding sequence ATGAAGTCATTAACAATGAAAAATAAACTAACTCATTATGAAACAAAATTTGAACAATATGAAGCTAGTCATATGGAACTACGAAACGGAGCAAATGGAGACATGTTTAATTGTATCTGGAAGCCAGAAAATGTGATTTTTAAAGATGGACTTATGTCTCTAAAGATTGATAGTGATGGCCAAGGCGGTTATACTGGAGGGGAATGGCGTACTAGAGATTATTTCAGCTATGGTTTTTATCAAGTCTCAATGAAACCGATTAAAAATCCAGGTGTTATTACGTCTTTCTTTACTTACACAGGTCCAAGTGACGAAACAAAATGGGATGAAATTGACATTGAATTTTTGGGTAAAGATACTACAAAAGTTCAGTTTAACTATTTTACAGATGGCAAAGGAGGACATGAATATCTATTTGATCTTGGGTATGATGCTTCTGAGAATTTTCATACTTATGGGTTTGATTGGCAAGAAGCTAACATTACTTGGTATGTAGATGGCAAAGCTGTTTACACAGTAACTGAAAATATTCCAGAAACTCCTGGAAAAATTATGATGAATGCTTGGCCGGGTATTGGCGTAGACACTTGGTTAGATGCCTATAATGGGCAAACGCCGCTTTGTGGTTATTATAATTGGATTACTTACGATGAAGCAAAAGAGATTAAGTAA
- a CDS encoding AraC family transcriptional regulator, with amino-acid sequence MNYKDEWKLFAASDNADEIEHRPLTEEFLFYQAVANGDIETVRKNCEQERFTQKEGVGKLSRNPVTNLKYHFVITTALVTRMCGQNGMELEQAFRLSDFYIQKLDDLHTVQEVQNLHDEMVIDYTEKMRRSIQKDITSKHIAACKDYIYCHIKERITVEQLALEYGVSSSYLSRLFKKEVGISVSSYVRNKKMEVAKDLLKFSDYSMIEIANHLSFSSQSHFIQQFKETVGITPKKYRDTHHTLKWDKNVISEET; translated from the coding sequence ATGAATTACAAAGATGAATGGAAGTTATTTGCTGCAAGCGATAATGCTGATGAAATAGAGCATCGCCCATTAACCGAAGAGTTTCTCTTTTATCAAGCTGTTGCTAATGGAGATATTGAAACCGTTCGTAAAAATTGTGAACAAGAAAGGTTTACACAAAAAGAAGGTGTTGGGAAATTATCGCGAAACCCTGTAACTAACTTAAAATATCATTTCGTTATCACAACCGCTCTAGTTACACGGATGTGTGGACAAAATGGTATGGAACTTGAGCAAGCCTTTCGCCTTAGTGATTTTTATATTCAAAAATTGGATGATCTCCATACAGTTCAAGAAGTCCAAAATTTGCATGATGAAATGGTTATTGATTATACCGAAAAAATGCGTCGTAGTATTCAAAAAGATATAACTTCTAAGCACATTGCTGCTTGTAAAGATTATATTTACTGTCATATTAAAGAACGGATTACTGTCGAACAATTGGCCTTAGAATACGGTGTTTCATCAAGTTACTTATCACGCTTGTTTAAGAAAGAAGTTGGTATTTCAGTGAGTTCCTATGTCAGAAATAAAAAAATGGAAGTAGCTAAAGATTTATTGAAATTTAGCGACTATTCTATGATTGAAATTGCAAACCACCTGTCATTTTCATCACAAAGTCACTTTATCCAACAATTTAAGGAAACAGTAGGTATTACACCTAAAAAATATCGTGATACGCATCATACACTCAAATGGGATAAAAATGTCATATCTGAAGAGACTTAG
- a CDS encoding MarR family winged helix-turn-helix transcriptional regulator has protein sequence MMILREIGIIARALDSMANIEFRHVDLAKGQYLYLVRIVESPGIIQEELSDLLKVDRSTVARSVKKLESKGLIERRSAAGNLKNKELFATDTGKKLYPFILAEHTYSEQQALTGFSKEDAQLLEDMLEKVRQNITDDWELVKKGQKRNY, from the coding sequence ATGATGATTTTGCGAGAGATTGGTATTATCGCTCGAGCGTTGGATTCAATGGCGAATATTGAATTTCGCCATGTTGATTTGGCCAAAGGGCAGTACCTTTATTTGGTTCGTATCGTAGAAAGTCCCGGTATTATTCAAGAAGAGCTTTCTGATTTGCTGAAAGTTGATCGGTCAACTGTTGCTCGCTCCGTCAAAAAATTAGAGAGTAAAGGTTTGATTGAAAGAAGAAGTGCAGCTGGAAATTTAAAAAATAAAGAGCTTTTTGCGACAGACACAGGAAAAAAACTTTATCCGTTTATCTTAGCAGAGCACACTTATTCTGAGCAGCAGGCTTTGACAGGATTTTCCAAAGAAGACGCTCAATTGTTAGAAGACATGTTAGAAAAGGTGCGACAGAATATTACTGATGATTGGGAATTGGTTAAAAAAGGACAAAAAAGAAATTATTGA
- a CDS encoding B3/B4 domain-containing protein, giving the protein MKVTVENEFWELFPQAQISIMVVKGLDNSVDESKDPYFKSLLDKGSKRAEDFIVDEIFTQNDVIQEWRGAFSKFKTKKGARSSIEALLKRVSQGREFNPINPLVDIYNSVSLSYAVPCGGEDIAKIQGGLHLGKAQGGEPFFPLGAETDAPALPEEIIYYDDEGAVCRCFNWREAQRTMLTEGTTDAVLVIEAINEDHAKRAQAAMQELQSLVEDYFGVKGEITHLTIDNPSVDI; this is encoded by the coding sequence ATGAAAGTCACAGTTGAAAATGAATTTTGGGAATTATTCCCTCAAGCGCAAATTAGCATTATGGTTGTTAAAGGTTTGGATAATAGCGTTGACGAAAGCAAAGACCCTTATTTTAAATCTTTGTTAGATAAGGGAAGCAAGCGTGCAGAAGATTTTATCGTAGATGAAATCTTTACGCAAAATGACGTGATTCAAGAATGGCGTGGTGCTTTTAGTAAGTTTAAAACTAAAAAAGGTGCGCGTTCTTCTATTGAAGCTCTTTTAAAAAGGGTAAGTCAAGGTCGTGAGTTCAATCCAATCAATCCATTGGTGGATATTTATAACAGTGTGTCACTTTCCTATGCTGTTCCTTGTGGTGGTGAAGATATTGCTAAGATTCAAGGAGGCTTGCATCTTGGAAAAGCGCAAGGAGGCGAACCTTTCTTTCCACTTGGTGCAGAGACAGACGCACCAGCTCTTCCAGAGGAAATTATTTATTATGATGATGAAGGAGCTGTTTGTCGTTGTTTTAACTGGAGGGAAGCGCAACGGACAATGCTGACTGAAGGCACAACGGATGCAGTATTAGTCATCGAAGCAATCAATGAAGACCACGCTAAACGCGCGCAAGCAGCTATGCAGGAATTGCAAAGTTTAGTTGAAGATTATTTTGGAGTCAAAGGAGAAATCACTCATCTAACAATTGATAATCCAAGTGTAGACATTTAA
- a CDS encoding GtrA family protein yields MKNYIKRFFNNEILSYLFFGVATTVVAVLTRMLCYALTSNELLATALGNIAGILFAFATNDTIVFKQERTGWGARFVKFALARLSTFLLDMGLTLIFVTTFPNIIGQFVHNDIKAVNTIETLFAQIVIIVLNYVFSKVFVFKNKSKK; encoded by the coding sequence ATGAAAAATTATATAAAACGCTTTTTCAATAACGAAATCTTATCCTATTTATTTTTTGGTGTTGCTACAACTGTTGTTGCAGTTCTTACACGTATGCTTTGTTATGCTTTGACGAGTAATGAATTACTTGCTACAGCTTTAGGAAATATCGCTGGTATTCTTTTTGCTTTTGCGACAAATGATACGATCGTTTTTAAACAAGAAAGAACGGGCTGGGGCGCTCGTTTTGTCAAGTTTGCTCTTGCGCGACTCTCTACTTTTCTGCTGGACATGGGACTCACACTCATTTTTGTCACAACATTTCCTAACATTATTGGTCAATTTGTCCACAATGACATCAAAGCAGTTAATACTATTGAAACTTTATTTGCTCAAATCGTTATTATTGTGCTCAATTATGTTTTTAGTAAAGTCTTTGTATTTAAAAATAAATCAAAGAAATAA
- a CDS encoding QueT transporter family protein, with protein MEKITVRDMAQIALVAAIYVALTMTPPLNAISYGAYQFRISEMMNFMAFYKPKYIIGVTLGCMIANLFSFGIIDVFVGGGSTLVFLSLGVYFFRKYMNEYLFNGLINKAFFYFAIFFSLSMVTIAAELYIVAKAPFFLTWFTTAVGEFASLIIGGILMDKLNKRIDLGK; from the coding sequence ATGGAAAAAATTACTGTTCGTGATATGGCTCAGATTGCTCTCGTTGCTGCGATTTACGTTGCTCTGACAATGACACCGCCCCTGAATGCTATTAGCTACGGTGCCTACCAATTTCGGATTTCTGAAATGATGAACTTTATGGCTTTTTATAAACCAAAGTACATCATCGGAGTCACGTTGGGGTGTATGATTGCAAATTTATTTAGTTTTGGAATCATCGATGTCTTTGTCGGTGGTGGTTCAACCTTGGTCTTTTTGAGCTTAGGTGTGTATTTCTTTAGAAAATACATGAATGAATACTTGTTTAATGGACTAATCAATAAAGCTTTCTTTTATTTTGCGATTTTCTTTTCACTTTCTATGGTGACCATTGCAGCTGAATTATACATTGTTGCTAAAGCACCGTTTTTCTTGACCTGGTTTACGACAGCAGTAGGAGAGTTTGCTTCACTCATCATTGGTGGAATTTTAATGGACAAGCTAAATAAGCGGATTGATTTAGGAAAATAA
- a CDS encoding 2-dehydropantoate 2-reductase: MNITIAGVGAMGSRFALMLHQAGHKVTLIDGWEEHVIAIQKNGLQANLNGEEVVAKLPIYFQSEVDPTLSNDLIILFTKAMQLEAMLADIQPLIRDNTAVLCLLNGIGHEEVIEKYVPRNQIMIGNTMWTAGMEEPGRAKLFGNGSIALKNLVADPKAEQAAYKVIETLNSAGLNAQYTENILYAIYKKACVNGTMNSLCTLLLANMADFGDTTPAHNIVVKIVSEFAEVAKHENVDLNVTETVDYIEKNCYNRDTIGLHYPSMYQDLNEHNRLTEIDYINGAIARKGQQYGVDTPYCALITELVHCKEQLLGAK, encoded by the coding sequence ATGAATATTACAATTGCAGGTGTCGGTGCCATGGGTAGTCGCTTTGCTTTGATGTTGCATCAAGCAGGACATAAAGTGACTTTAATAGATGGTTGGGAAGAGCATGTCATAGCTATCCAAAAAAATGGCTTACAAGCGAACTTAAATGGCGAAGAAGTTGTTGCTAAATTACCAATCTACTTTCAAAGTGAAGTAGATCCAACCTTATCTAATGACTTAATTATTCTGTTTACAAAAGCCATGCAGCTAGAAGCAATGTTAGCAGATATTCAGCCTTTAATACGAGACAATACAGCTGTTCTCTGCCTATTGAATGGGATTGGTCACGAAGAAGTCATTGAAAAATACGTCCCAAGAAATCAAATTATGATTGGAAATACCATGTGGACTGCTGGTATGGAAGAACCTGGACGTGCAAAATTATTCGGAAACGGCTCAATCGCTTTGAAGAATTTAGTCGCAGATCCAAAAGCCGAACAAGCAGCTTATAAAGTCATTGAAACCTTGAATTCTGCCGGATTAAATGCGCAATACACAGAAAACATCTTATACGCCATTTATAAAAAAGCTTGTGTCAACGGAACGATGAATAGTTTGTGTACCCTTTTGCTTGCTAATATGGCAGACTTTGGAGACACTACTCCTGCACATAATATTGTTGTGAAAATTGTTAGCGAGTTTGCAGAAGTTGCAAAACACGAAAATGTAGACTTGAATGTCACAGAAACCGTGGACTACATTGAAAAGAATTGTTATAATCGTGATACAATTGGCTTGCATTATCCGTCAATGTATCAAGATTTGAACGAGCACAATCGTTTAACAGAAATCGATTATATCAACGGAGCTATTGCACGAAAGGGACAACAATATGGTGTAGACACGCCATACTGTGCCCTTATAACTGAACTCGTCCATTGTAAAGAACAATTATTAGGTGCAAAATAA
- the ligA gene encoding NAD-dependent DNA ligase LigA, translated as MKDRMLELVKLLNQYAHEYYTTDNPSVSDSEYDKLYHELLDLEKQYPEFVQPDSPTHRVGGKVLEGFEKYQHQYPLYSLQDAFSREELDVFDARIRKDFPDVSYLCELKIDGLSISLMYENGILVAGATRGDGSVGENITENLKRVKDIPLKLPSEVDMTVRGECYMPRSSFDAVNQLRQENGEPEFANPRNAAAGTLRQLDTAIVAKRNLATFLYQEASPTSATSQEAVLNQLSKNGFSVNERHILAHSMDEVWQFIGQIAQERDQLPYDIDGVVIKVNDLAVQEELGFTVKAPKWAIAYKFPAEEKEAQLLSVDWTVGRTGVVTPTANLMPVQLAGTTVSRATLHNVDYIAEKDIRKDDTVIVYKAGDIIPAVLRVVESKRQSKEKLEIPKNCPSCNSELIHFEDEVALRCINPRCPAQIKEGLIHFASRDAMNITGLGPAVVEKLFDQQLVNDVAGIYRLTVEDLLQLENFKEKSANKLYTAIQASKENSAEKLLFGLGIRHVGSKASQILLEHFHDLEQLAKAKREEIAALDSLGMVIAESLSSYFAQEGTHILLSELKEAGLNFTYLGEKVAADAALSGLTVVLTGKLERLNRSEAKKKLESLGAKVTSSVSKKTSLVVAGADAGSKLTKAQELGIDIRDEIWLESL; from the coding sequence ATGAAAGACAGAATGTTAGAACTGGTGAAGTTGCTCAATCAGTATGCTCATGAATATTATACGACTGATAATCCAAGCGTATCGGACAGTGAATATGATAAGCTGTATCATGAATTATTAGATTTAGAAAAGCAGTATCCAGAGTTCGTTCAGCCTGATAGCCCAACTCATCGTGTGGGAGGTAAGGTTTTAGAAGGTTTTGAAAAATACCAACACCAGTATCCGCTCTATAGTTTGCAGGATGCTTTTTCACGTGAAGAGTTAGATGTATTTGATGCACGGATTCGGAAAGATTTTCCAGATGTTAGCTATCTATGTGAACTAAAAATTGACGGTCTCTCCATTTCTCTTATGTATGAAAATGGGATTTTGGTTGCAGGAGCCACTCGCGGAGACGGTTCTGTTGGGGAAAATATCACAGAAAATCTGAAAAGAGTGAAAGATATTCCTTTAAAGTTGCCAAGCGAAGTTGATATGACTGTCCGTGGTGAATGTTATATGCCACGTAGCTCTTTTGACGCGGTGAATCAGCTACGCCAGGAAAACGGAGAACCAGAATTTGCTAATCCGAGAAATGCAGCGGCAGGAACATTGCGTCAGTTGGATACGGCGATTGTTGCCAAGCGAAATCTTGCAACCTTTCTCTATCAAGAAGCCAGTCCAACAAGTGCGACGAGCCAAGAAGCTGTTTTAAATCAGTTATCTAAAAATGGATTCAGCGTGAATGAGCGGCATATTTTGGCACATTCGATGGATGAAGTGTGGCAGTTTATTGGACAAATCGCTCAAGAACGCGACCAGTTACCGTATGATATTGACGGTGTTGTAATCAAGGTAAATGATTTGGCGGTACAAGAAGAGCTTGGTTTTACCGTAAAAGCACCTAAATGGGCGATTGCTTACAAATTTCCAGCCGAGGAAAAAGAAGCGCAGCTTTTATCAGTTGACTGGACGGTTGGGCGGACTGGAGTTGTTACGCCGACCGCCAACTTGATGCCTGTGCAATTAGCAGGGACAACGGTCAGCCGAGCCACTTTGCACAATGTAGATTACATTGCTGAAAAAGATATTCGCAAAGACGATACAGTTATCGTTTATAAGGCGGGCGACATTATTCCGGCTGTTTTGCGAGTGGTTGAAAGCAAGCGCCAATCAAAAGAGAAATTGGAGATTCCAAAGAATTGTCCAAGTTGCAACAGCGAGTTGATTCACTTTGAAGATGAGGTTGCTTTGCGCTGTATCAATCCACGTTGTCCTGCACAAATCAAAGAAGGCTTGATTCATTTTGCTAGTCGCGATGCCATGAATATCACTGGTCTTGGTCCTGCTGTTGTAGAAAAGTTATTTGATCAGCAGTTGGTAAATGATGTGGCTGGCATTTATCGCTTGACTGTCGAAGATTTGCTGCAATTGGAAAATTTTAAGGAAAAATCAGCTAATAAGTTGTATACTGCTATTCAGGCTTCCAAGGAAAATTCTGCTGAGAAATTATTATTTGGCTTGGGCATTCGCCATGTTGGAAGTAAAGCCAGTCAGATTTTGTTGGAGCATTTTCATGATTTGGAGCAATTAGCAAAAGCAAAAAGAGAAGAAATTGCTGCGCTGGATAGTCTAGGAATGGTGATTGCTGAGAGTCTTTCCAGCTATTTCGCACAAGAAGGAACTCATATTTTATTGTCGGAATTAAAAGAAGCGGGGTTAAATTTCACCTACCTTGGCGAAAAAGTGGCAGCAGATGCAGCGCTTTCTGGATTGACCGTTGTTTTAACAGGAAAATTGGAACGTCTCAATCGTTCAGAGGCGAAAAAGAAATTAGAAAGTTTAGGTGCAAAGGTGACGAGCTCGGTCTCTAAGAAAACAAGTCTAGTCGTTGCCGGAGCAGATGCAGGAAGTAAATTAACAAAAGCTCAAGAGTTAGGAATTGACATTCGTGATGAAATTTGGCTTGAGAGTTTATAG
- a CDS encoding diacylglycerol kinase family lipid kinase, with translation METARKRARLIYNPTSGQEIIKKNIAEVLDVLEDVGYETSAYQTTPAPLSAQNEAERAAKVGFDLIVAAGGDGTINEVVNGVAPLENRPKLAFIPTGTTNDYARALKIPMGDPVAAARIIEKNQTIKMDIGQAYGKKYFINIAAAGTLTELTYSVPSEVKSRLGYLAYVAKGAEMLPKSKLRKVHIEHDHGVFEGKVSLIFVALTNSIGGFEKLAPDTVLDDGNFTLILVKTARLFDMLALMIQAINGGQHVTDVNVEYLKTSKLKLEVLDKKAPFMLNLDGEYGGDTPVELEVLHNHLEFFANIDEISDSALSLENKE, from the coding sequence ATGGAAACAGCTAGAAAAAGAGCACGATTGATTTATAATCCGACCTCTGGTCAGGAAATTATTAAAAAAAATATCGCAGAAGTTTTAGACGTTTTAGAAGATGTAGGCTATGAAACAAGTGCTTATCAGACGACGCCAGCTCCTTTATCAGCTCAAAATGAAGCAGAGAGAGCAGCCAAAGTGGGATTTGATTTAATTGTTGCAGCTGGTGGCGATGGGACAATCAATGAAGTGGTCAATGGGGTAGCACCGTTGGAAAATCGTCCAAAGTTGGCGTTTATTCCAACTGGTACGACCAATGATTATGCACGCGCCCTCAAGATTCCAATGGGGGATCCAGTGGCAGCAGCTCGTATCATTGAAAAAAATCAAACCATAAAAATGGATATTGGTCAGGCTTATGGGAAAAAATATTTTATTAACATTGCTGCAGCGGGAACTTTGACAGAATTGACCTATAGTGTTCCAAGTGAAGTCAAGTCACGTCTAGGCTACCTTGCCTATGTCGCAAAAGGAGCAGAAATGCTGCCAAAATCTAAATTACGTAAAGTACATATTGAGCACGACCACGGTGTGTTTGAAGGCAAGGTCTCTTTAATCTTTGTTGCCTTGACAAATTCAATCGGCGGTTTTGAAAAATTAGCGCCAGATACAGTGCTAGATGACGGTAATTTCACCTTAATTTTGGTGAAAACTGCTCGGTTGTTTGATATGTTGGCGTTGATGATTCAAGCAATCAATGGTGGTCAACATGTGACAGATGTGAATGTAGAATATTTAAAAACAAGTAAGTTAAAGTTAGAAGTTTTAGACAAAAAAGCCCCATTCATGTTAAATCTGGATGGCGAATATGGTGGAGATACTCCTGTTGAATTGGAAGTTCTTCATAACCATTTAGAATTTTTTGCAAATATTGATGAGATTAGCGATAGTGCTTTGTCATTGGAGAATAAAGAATAA